In a genomic window of Bradyrhizobium sp. LLZ17:
- a CDS encoding IS256 family transposase, with protein sequence MSNDNVIQLIQPGIFDDQLTEVLRNGARALLAKAIEAEVADFLGQHADLKTADGHQRVVRHGHLPEREVMTGIGPVAVRQPRVRDREADATDPDRIRFSPSILPPYMRRSKSIETLLPILYLKGISTGDFSEALAALLGKDAAGLSASAIGRLKDGWLDEHTAWQKRDLSAKRYVYIWADGIHLEARLEDEKQCILVLIGATPEGRKELVGFTDGSRESAHDWRELLLDLKRRGLAVPPRLVIADGALGFWKAAGEVWPKTREQRCWVHKTANVLAKLPKSQQPKAKRALQEIWMAETKVAAELAFDAFIESYALKYEKAADCLNKDRYTLLAFYDFPAEHWKHLRTTNPIESTFATVRHRTIRSKGCLSNKTALAMVFKLVEGAQRSWRRLDGHNQLSKLVLGVTFNDGIEVIAKSTDRQPTTAAA encoded by the coding sequence GTGTCCAACGATAACGTCATCCAGCTGATTCAGCCAGGAATCTTCGACGATCAACTCACAGAAGTGTTGCGCAACGGGGCACGTGCCCTTCTCGCCAAGGCGATCGAGGCCGAAGTCGCGGACTTTCTCGGCCAGCATGCCGATTTGAAGACCGCGGACGGCCACCAGCGCGTCGTGCGCCACGGTCACCTGCCGGAACGCGAGGTGATGACCGGCATCGGTCCGGTCGCCGTCCGCCAGCCACGTGTACGCGATCGCGAGGCGGACGCCACCGACCCCGACCGCATCCGGTTCTCTCCGTCGATCCTGCCGCCCTACATGCGCCGCTCGAAATCGATCGAGACGCTGCTGCCGATCCTTTACCTGAAGGGTATCTCGACCGGCGACTTCTCGGAGGCGCTGGCTGCGCTGCTCGGCAAGGATGCTGCCGGGTTGTCGGCTTCCGCCATCGGTCGCCTGAAGGACGGTTGGCTCGATGAACACACCGCGTGGCAGAAGCGCGATCTGTCGGCAAAGCGCTACGTCTACATCTGGGCCGACGGCATCCATCTCGAAGCCCGCCTCGAGGACGAAAAGCAGTGCATCCTGGTGCTGATCGGTGCGACGCCGGAAGGCCGCAAGGAACTGGTCGGCTTCACCGATGGTTCCCGCGAGAGCGCGCACGACTGGCGCGAGCTGCTGCTTGATCTGAAGCGGCGCGGGCTCGCCGTGCCTCCGCGGCTCGTCATCGCCGATGGAGCGCTCGGCTTCTGGAAAGCTGCCGGCGAGGTCTGGCCGAAAACGCGCGAGCAGCGCTGCTGGGTGCACAAGACCGCGAACGTGCTCGCCAAGTTGCCGAAGAGCCAGCAGCCGAAAGCCAAGCGCGCGTTGCAGGAGATCTGGATGGCTGAAACGAAGGTCGCCGCCGAGCTGGCGTTCGACGCCTTCATCGAGAGCTACGCGCTGAAATACGAAAAGGCGGCCGACTGCCTGAACAAGGATCGGTACACGCTGCTGGCTTTCTACGACTTCCCGGCCGAGCACTGGAAACACCTGCGGACGACCAACCCCATCGAAAGCACCTTCGCCACCGTGCGCCACCGCACCATCCGATCGAAGGGCTGCCTATCCAACAAGACCGCGCTCGCGATGGTCTTCAAACTGGTCGAGGGCGCGCAGAGAAGCTGGCGCCGCCTCGACGGTCATAACCAGTTGTCAAAACTCGTTCTCGGTGTGACATTCAACGACGGGATCGAGGTCATCGCCAAGTCGACCGACCGCCAGCCCACAACCGCCGCCGCCTGA
- a CDS encoding acyl-CoA dehydrogenase, translating into MSARPHAKDKPAAASFQWDDPFLLDEQLTEDERIVRDTARAYAQDKLLPRVTKAYLEEKTDREIFNEMGELGLIGITLPEEYGCANAGYVAYGLVAREIERVDSGYRSMNSVQSSLVMYPIYAYGDENQRKKYLPKLASGEWVGCFGLTEPDAGSDPAGMKTRAEKVSDGYRLTGSKMWISNAPIADVFVVWAKSAAHDNQIRGFVLEKGMNGLSAPKIGGKLSLRASITGEVVMDGVVVPEDALLPNVSGLKGPFGCLNRARYGISWGALGAAEDCMHRARQYTLDRKQFGKPLAATQLVQKKLADMQTEIALGLQASLRVGRLMDEGKFAPEMISIIKRNNCGKALDIARVARDMHGGNGISIEYHVMRHVHNLETVNTYEGTHDVHALILGRAITGIQAFS; encoded by the coding sequence ATGAGCGCGCGCCCTCACGCTAAGGATAAGCCGGCTGCGGCTTCTTTCCAGTGGGACGATCCGTTCCTGCTCGACGAGCAGCTCACCGAAGACGAGCGCATAGTGCGCGACACCGCGCGCGCCTACGCCCAGGACAAGCTGCTGCCGCGCGTCACGAAGGCCTATCTCGAAGAGAAGACCGACCGCGAGATCTTCAACGAGATGGGCGAACTCGGCCTGATCGGCATTACGCTGCCAGAGGAATATGGCTGTGCCAATGCAGGGTACGTCGCCTACGGCCTTGTTGCGCGCGAGATCGAGCGGGTCGATTCCGGCTACCGCTCGATGAATTCGGTGCAGTCCTCGCTGGTGATGTATCCGATCTACGCCTATGGCGACGAGAACCAGCGCAAGAAGTACCTGCCGAAGCTCGCGAGCGGCGAGTGGGTCGGCTGCTTCGGTCTGACCGAGCCCGACGCCGGCTCCGATCCGGCCGGCATGAAGACCCGCGCCGAGAAGGTCTCCGACGGCTATCGCCTGACCGGCAGCAAGATGTGGATCTCGAATGCGCCGATCGCCGACGTGTTCGTGGTCTGGGCCAAGTCGGCCGCGCACGATAACCAGATCCGCGGCTTCGTGCTGGAGAAGGGCATGAATGGCCTCTCCGCGCCGAAGATCGGCGGCAAGCTGTCGCTTCGCGCGTCGATCACCGGTGAAGTCGTGATGGATGGCGTGGTCGTGCCCGAGGATGCGCTGCTGCCCAACGTGTCCGGCCTGAAGGGTCCGTTCGGCTGCCTCAACCGCGCCCGCTACGGCATCTCCTGGGGCGCGCTTGGCGCCGCCGAGGACTGCATGCATCGCGCCCGCCAGTACACGCTCGACCGCAAGCAGTTCGGCAAGCCGCTGGCCGCGACCCAGCTCGTGCAGAAGAAGCTCGCCGACATGCAGACCGAGATCGCGTTGGGTCTGCAGGCGTCGTTGCGCGTCGGCCGCCTGATGGACGAGGGCAAATTCGCGCCCGAGATGATCTCGATCATCAAGCGCAACAATTGCGGCAAGGCGCTCGACATCGCCCGTGTCGCGCGCGACATGCACGGCGGCAACGGCATCTCGATCGAATACCACGTGATGCGGCACGTCCATAACCTCGAGACCGTCAACACCTACGAGGGCACCCACGACGTCCACGCCCTGATCCTGGGCCGCGCGATTACCGGCATCCAGGCGTTTTCGTGA
- a CDS encoding porin, which produces MKLTRTIILGTAAAFAGAGAQAADLPVNAKAIEYVKICSFYGAGFYYIPGTDTCIKVSGYLRAQTEFAGNVIGDTANNGVAGAHNRLSNYYTSRARQALNIDTRTGTEYGSVRTYAQLVFSFTTPGVSAAGNGATTTPSASAQLTLYDAFIQFAGFTFGRAQSQFSAPWAEYPGNFSELPGAAGWDRVNQVTYTADFGQGITASFSAQDQVQNYQTNLWNVSAATAAGLASGIYGANDFGGSRAPDLVVMLRVDQAWGLFQASVAAHDNHAAYYGASEVTGHPGDKWGWAGQLALSIKNIPTGPGDTINMSGVYANGASRYVFNDFMSTNFAMYGGTGLAGAYQSIGLAGVSDSVFVAGAGQELTTAYGINGAYTHNWDPHWSTSIFGGWAAVRYNSAAKGYICGAVVTGLALSSGIAGCNPDFNYATVGTYNTWTPVKSLTFSAELAYTMLDQKYASGSLATLPLQSGIAKPAAVYELRNQHSLNLMLMAQRNF; this is translated from the coding sequence ATGAAACTGACAAGGACCATTATCCTCGGCACTGCTGCAGCGTTTGCGGGTGCCGGCGCGCAGGCGGCCGATCTTCCGGTGAATGCGAAGGCTATCGAGTACGTGAAGATCTGCTCGTTCTATGGTGCGGGATTCTACTATATCCCAGGTACTGATACTTGCATCAAGGTGAGTGGATATTTGCGTGCCCAAACGGAATTCGCCGGCAACGTTATCGGTGATACTGCGAATAATGGTGTGGCTGGTGCACATAATCGACTTAGCAACTACTACACGAGCCGTGCGCGTCAAGCGCTGAACATTGATACGCGCACTGGGACCGAGTATGGGTCGGTCCGCACCTACGCCCAACTGGTGTTTAGCTTCACCACACCTGGCGTGTCGGCTGCGGGGAATGGGGCGACGACCACCCCATCGGCCAGCGCTCAGCTTACTTTGTACGACGCCTTCATCCAGTTCGCTGGTTTTACATTCGGTAGGGCGCAGTCGCAATTCTCTGCGCCTTGGGCCGAGTATCCGGGGAACTTTAGCGAATTGCCGGGTGCTGCTGGCTGGGATCGCGTGAATCAGGTCACGTATACAGCGGATTTCGGCCAAGGCATTACGGCTTCTTTCTCCGCTCAAGATCAGGTCCAGAATTATCAAACCAACCTCTGGAACGTGAGCGCCGCGACGGCAGCAGGCCTCGCCAGCGGCATATACGGTGCCAATGACTTTGGTGGTTCGCGCGCTCCTGACCTCGTCGTCATGCTCCGTGTTGACCAGGCTTGGGGTCTATTCCAGGCATCGGTGGCGGCGCATGACAACCATGCTGCCTACTATGGCGCATCTGAAGTCACCGGCCATCCGGGCGACAAATGGGGCTGGGCTGGTCAACTGGCCTTGTCGATCAAGAATATCCCGACCGGTCCGGGTGACACGATCAACATGTCAGGCGTGTATGCGAATGGTGCAAGCCGATATGTCTTTAATGATTTCATGTCCACCAACTTCGCGATGTACGGTGGAACGGGTTTGGCGGGGGCCTATCAAAGCATCGGGCTTGCTGGTGTTTCCGATTCAGTGTTCGTTGCTGGCGCTGGTCAGGAGCTGACCACGGCCTACGGAATCAACGGCGCCTACACCCACAACTGGGATCCGCATTGGTCTACCAGCATCTTTGGTGGGTGGGCCGCCGTGCGCTATAACAGCGCAGCAAAGGGCTACATTTGCGGCGCCGTCGTCACAGGCCTCGCGCTGTCGAGCGGGATTGCCGGATGCAACCCTGATTTCAACTACGCAACTGTGGGTACCTACAACACCTGGACCCCGGTCAAGAGCCTGACCTTCTCGGCCGAGCTCGCTTACACGATGCTGGACCAGAAGTACGCAAGCGGAAGTCTTGCGACGCTGCCGCTTCAGTCGGGTATTGCGAAGCCGGCTGCTGTCTATGAGCTGAGGAATCAGCACAGCCTCAACCTCATGCTCATGGCTCAGCGCAACTTTTAA
- a CDS encoding transposase: MDDHSDDIRRPLSPRIEVYAGGGRKQWPDDLKAQIVADSLEPGAIVTDVARPHGLPCANTTSIVSGAARREHCRLCRWCRKGRHRRLQLRPGRRKQPL, from the coding sequence ATGGACGACCATTCGGACGACATAAGGCGACCGTTGTCACCGCGCATAGAAGTGTACGCCGGCGGCGGCCGGAAACAGTGGCCAGATGATTTGAAGGCGCAGATTGTCGCGGACAGTCTCGAGCCGGGCGCGATCGTAACAGATGTCGCACGTCCCCATGGCTTGCCCTGTGCGAACACCACTTCGATCGTAAGCGGGGCTGCGAGGCGGGAGCACTGTCGTTTGTGCCGTTGGTGTCGGAAAGGTCGCCATCGGCGGCTGCAGCTCCGTCCGGGTCGCCGGAAGCAGCCGTTGTGA
- a CDS encoding phosphotransferase family protein — protein sequence MADDVRQDEEFSGTKVVEERHRIDEISLGHWMREHVEGYDGPLAVLQFKGGQSNPTYRLNTPERSYVMRRKPFGKLLPSAHAVDREFRVISALGKQGFPVARAYALCTDDSVIGSSFYIMSMEEGRVFWNPTLPAQAAEARRQIFTSKIETLAKLHMHDPNKIGLADFGKRGNYFARQIARWTKQYRASQTQYIPEVEKLIEWLPKTVPEQTRVSIVHGDYRLDNMIFHPTEPRAIAVLDWELSTLGDPLADFTYLLMQWIMPGLKAADLKALNLPTMEEAAEIYCDYTGAALPDLNWYFSYNLFRLVGIMQGIAGRIREGTAASAKAIESAKRTVPLAKASWDYAKKAGAM from the coding sequence ATGGCTGACGATGTCAGGCAGGATGAAGAGTTTTCAGGAACGAAAGTCGTGGAGGAGCGGCATCGCATCGACGAGATCAGTCTTGGCCATTGGATGCGTGAGCACGTCGAGGGCTATGACGGCCCGTTAGCCGTGTTGCAGTTCAAGGGCGGTCAGTCCAACCCGACGTACCGCCTTAATACGCCGGAACGTTCGTACGTGATGCGCCGAAAACCGTTCGGCAAATTGTTGCCGTCGGCGCATGCGGTCGACCGCGAGTTTCGCGTCATCTCCGCGCTCGGCAAGCAGGGATTTCCGGTCGCGCGCGCTTATGCGCTTTGCACGGACGACAGCGTGATCGGCTCCTCCTTCTACATCATGTCGATGGAAGAGGGCCGGGTGTTTTGGAATCCCACGCTGCCGGCCCAGGCGGCGGAAGCGCGACGCCAGATCTTCACGAGCAAGATTGAGACACTCGCAAAGCTTCACATGCACGATCCTAATAAAATTGGTCTTGCTGATTTCGGCAAGCGCGGGAACTATTTCGCGCGACAGATCGCTCGCTGGACCAAGCAGTATCGGGCCTCCCAGACGCAGTACATTCCGGAGGTTGAGAAGCTGATCGAGTGGCTGCCGAAGACAGTGCCCGAGCAGACGCGCGTCTCCATCGTGCATGGCGACTACCGCCTCGATAACATGATCTTTCATCCCACCGAACCGCGCGCAATCGCCGTGCTGGATTGGGAATTGTCGACGCTCGGCGATCCCCTGGCCGACTTTACTTATCTCTTAATGCAATGGATCATGCCGGGGTTGAAGGCCGCGGATCTCAAAGCTCTCAACCTTCCCACCATGGAAGAAGCTGCGGAGATCTATTGCGATTACACTGGCGCAGCACTGCCCGACCTGAATTGGTATTTCTCTTATAACCTCTTTCGTCTCGTGGGAATCATGCAAGGCATCGCCGGTCGCATCCGCGAAGGCACCGCTGCCAGTGCCAAGGCGATCGAATCCGCCAAACGCACCGTGCCGCTCGCGAAGGCGTCGTGGGATTATGCGAAGAAGGCGGGCGCGATGTAA
- a CDS encoding plasmid pRiA4b ORF-3 family protein: MSLNTTAVRIKVTLKDVKPEVMRRIVVPLTLRLDRLHLTLHEAFGWTNSHLFEFFAGEAHWGIPDPDNDYGHQPMDARKARLCDIVRETGAKTIHYLYDFGDSWDHVIKLEKWFDNTTTEGMPFLLEAAGRCPPEDVGGAPGYAEYLDAISDPAHPEHEHMRRWGPERFDPNVIDRKALEAAVNALSDTWKPRRRATRTK, translated from the coding sequence ATGAGCCTGAACACGACCGCGGTCCGGATCAAGGTGACCCTCAAGGACGTAAAACCGGAGGTGATGCGTCGCATTGTCGTGCCGCTCACGCTGCGCCTTGATCGGCTGCATCTGACGCTTCACGAGGCATTCGGCTGGACGAACAGTCACCTCTTCGAGTTCTTCGCTGGTGAGGCACATTGGGGGATTCCCGACCCCGACAATGATTACGGCCACCAGCCCATGGATGCCCGTAAAGCGCGGCTTTGCGATATCGTTCGAGAGACCGGCGCCAAGACGATCCACTATCTCTATGACTTCGGCGACAGCTGGGACCATGTGATCAAGCTCGAAAAATGGTTCGACAACACCACGACGGAGGGCATGCCCTTCCTGCTCGAGGCCGCCGGTCGTTGTCCTCCGGAAGACGTCGGCGGTGCGCCAGGCTATGCCGAATACCTCGACGCCATCAGCGACCCTGCTCATCCGGAGCACGAACATATGCGCCGCTGGGGCCCGGAGCGGTTCGATCCCAACGTGATCGACCGGAAGGCCCTCGAGGCCGCCGTCAACGCGTTGTCCGACACATGGAAACCGCGGCGACGCGCCACGCGAACAAAATAG
- the tnpB gene encoding IS66 family insertion sequence element accessory protein TnpB (TnpB, as the term is used for proteins encoded by IS66 family insertion elements, is considered an accessory protein, since TnpC, encoded by a neighboring gene, is a DDE family transposase.), which produces MCLLRCAGHVHADGSRWPHDLFATLPVDFRKGADGLALLAKETLGHDPMKGVAVVFRAKRADRVKIVVWDGSGLVLYWKRLEGSAFKWPPVVDGVMRMNAGAVGRASGRHGLDTHACASNPAAESACVGHKIFAASGREA; this is translated from the coding sequence ATGTGTTTGTTGCGTTGCGCCGGACACGTTCATGCTGACGGCTCCCGCTGGCCTCATGATTTATTTGCAACCCTACCTGTAGACTTCAGGAAGGGCGCAGATGGCCTGGCGCTGTTGGCGAAGGAGACGCTGGGCCACGATCCGATGAAGGGCGTGGCGGTGGTCTTCCGTGCGAAGCGCGCTGATCGGGTGAAGATTGTTGTCTGGGATGGTAGTGGCCTTGTGCTGTATTGGAAGCGGCTTGAGGGCAGCGCCTTCAAGTGGCCGCCGGTCGTTGACGGCGTCATGCGAATGAACGCCGGCGCAGTTGGCCGCGCTTCTGGCCGGCATGGATTGGACACGCATGCATGCGCCTCGAATCCCGCAGCCGAAAGCGCTTGCGTAGGACATAAAATCTTCGCTGCATCGGGGCGCGAAGCATGA
- the istA gene encoding IS21 family transposase, giving the protein MRRVRDVIRMKAAGLPSREIARRVGAAPSTVRLALRRFEAAGLSWPLPDDVTDTVLELRLFAKTGNGNRQGHRRIAEPDWATVHRELKRKHVTLSILWEEYIAAEPGGYRYSRFCELYRAWEGRLSVTMRQAHAAGDKLFVDYAGDGVPVVVDRLTGERRTAQIFVAVLGASSFTYAQATWTQGLADWISAHVGAFAAIGGIPALLVPDNTKVAVIKASLYDPQINRTYAEMAAHYGTAILPARPRKPRDKAKVEQAVLIVERWLLGRLRHRTFYSLAEVNAAIGELLTRLNEERPIRRLGVTRRRLLEEVDRPALKPLPASPYVLAEWRIRRVSLDYHVEVEKHYYSVPHRFARAEVEVRFTARTVEIFHKGERIAAHQRMSGNHKHTTVPEHMASSHRRYAGWTIARIRQDAAAIGPATSALCDVILDERSHPEQGFRACLGILRLAASYGRERLDAAAARAIDIGARTYGSVKSILANNLDRRSAHQRSADDAPILHANIRGPRYYN; this is encoded by the coding sequence ATGCGCCGTGTGCGCGATGTGATCAGAATGAAGGCGGCCGGGTTGCCGAGCCGCGAGATTGCGCGACGGGTGGGCGCGGCGCCCTCGACGGTGCGGCTGGCGCTCCGGCGGTTCGAGGCCGCGGGCTTGAGCTGGCCGTTGCCAGACGACGTCACCGACACGGTTCTGGAACTTCGCCTGTTCGCGAAGACCGGCAATGGCAACCGTCAGGGTCACCGCCGCATTGCCGAGCCCGACTGGGCGACCGTGCACCGCGAGCTCAAACGCAAGCACGTGACGCTGTCGATTCTGTGGGAGGAATATATCGCCGCGGAGCCTGGCGGATACCGGTACTCGCGTTTCTGTGAGCTCTACCGCGCCTGGGAAGGCCGTCTGTCGGTGACGATGCGCCAGGCCCATGCGGCCGGCGACAAGTTGTTCGTCGACTATGCCGGCGATGGGGTGCCGGTGGTGGTCGACCGCCTGACCGGTGAGCGCAGAACGGCGCAGATCTTCGTCGCCGTGCTCGGCGCATCGAGCTTCACCTACGCGCAGGCGACGTGGACGCAGGGGCTCGCCGACTGGATCAGCGCCCATGTTGGCGCCTTCGCGGCGATCGGCGGCATACCGGCGCTGCTGGTGCCCGACAACACCAAGGTCGCGGTCATTAAGGCGAGCCTGTACGACCCGCAGATCAATCGTACCTACGCGGAGATGGCGGCGCATTACGGCACTGCCATCTTGCCGGCGCGGCCGCGCAAGCCGCGCGACAAGGCCAAGGTCGAGCAGGCCGTCCTGATCGTCGAGCGCTGGCTGCTCGGCCGCCTGCGCCATCGCACCTTCTACAGCCTGGCCGAGGTCAATGCGGCGATCGGCGAACTGCTCACGAGGCTGAACGAGGAACGGCCGATCCGGCGGCTCGGCGTGACACGCCGCCGGTTGCTCGAGGAGGTCGACCGGCCGGCGCTCAAGCCATTGCCGGCGTCCCCCTACGTCCTGGCCGAGTGGCGGATCCGCCGCGTCAGTCTCGATTACCACGTCGAGGTGGAGAAGCATTACTACAGCGTTCCGCATCGCTTCGCCCGCGCCGAGGTCGAGGTGCGGTTCACGGCCCGTACCGTCGAGATCTTCCACAAGGGCGAGCGGATCGCCGCGCATCAGCGCATGAGCGGCAATCACAAACACACCACCGTGCCGGAGCACATGGCCTCCAGCCATCGGCGCTACGCCGGCTGGACCATCGCACGTATTCGCCAGGACGCCGCCGCGATCGGGCCGGCGACCAGCGCGTTGTGCGACGTCATTCTCGACGAGCGCTCGCACCCCGAGCAAGGCTTCCGCGCCTGTCTCGGCATCCTCAGGCTCGCCGCCTCCTATGGGCGCGAACGGCTGGACGCCGCGGCTGCGCGGGCAATCGACATCGGCGCGCGCACCTATGGCTCGGTCAAGTCGATCCTCGCCAACAATCTCGATCGGCGTTCTGCTCACCAGCGTTCCGCGGACGATGCGCCGATCCTGCATGCCAACATCCGCGGACCGCGCTACTACAATTAG
- the istB gene encoding IS21-like element helper ATPase IstB, translated as MLTHPTLDRLNALGLHGMAKAFADIEATGEAASLGHTEWLALLLEREASLRHDKRLATRLRYAKLRQQACVEDIDYRTPRGLDRPLFAKLVEGRWIDDHVNLLICGPAGVGKSWLASALGHKACRDNRSVLYQRVPRLFDDLALARGDGRHPRLLRGLGRVDLLILDDWGLEPLDAGARHDLLEILEDRYGQRSTIVTSQLPVDQWHLLIGDPTYADAVLDRLVHNAHRLDLTGESLRRTRQSARKT; from the coding sequence TTGCTCACCCATCCGACCCTCGACCGCCTCAACGCCCTCGGCCTCCACGGCATGGCCAAGGCCTTCGCCGACATCGAAGCCACCGGTGAGGCCGCAAGCCTCGGTCACACCGAATGGCTTGCGCTGCTGCTCGAACGTGAAGCCTCGCTGCGGCACGACAAACGGCTCGCCACTCGCCTGCGCTACGCCAAGCTGCGCCAGCAGGCGTGCGTCGAGGACATCGACTACCGCACCCCGCGCGGTCTCGACCGCCCGCTGTTCGCTAAGCTTGTCGAGGGCCGCTGGATCGACGACCACGTCAATCTCCTGATCTGCGGCCCGGCGGGCGTCGGCAAGAGTTGGCTCGCCTCGGCGCTCGGCCACAAGGCCTGTCGCGACAATCGCTCCGTGCTCTATCAGCGCGTCCCGCGCCTGTTCGATGATCTGGCGCTCGCTCGCGGCGACGGCCGCCATCCACGCCTGTTGCGCGGCCTTGGCCGTGTCGATCTGCTGATCCTCGATGATTGGGGGCTAGAGCCGCTCGATGCCGGCGCCCGTCACGACCTCCTGGAAATCCTCGAAGATCGCTACGGTCAGCGCTCCACCATCGTCACCAGCCAGCTCCCGGTGGACCAGTGGCATCTGCTCATTGGAGATCCCACCTATGCCGACGCCGTGCTCGATCGCCTCGTCCACAATGCCCATCGGCTCGACCTCACCGGTGAGAGCCTGCGCCGAACCCGGCAATCCGCCCGAAAGACCTGA
- a CDS encoding CaiB/BaiF CoA transferase family protein has product MSALPLSGIKILDLTRVLAGPLSAQMLGDLGANVIKIERPGTGDDARAFGPPYLIDPEGKHNNNNSFYLCANRNKKSVTVNIAKPEGQEIVRELAKSVDVMMENYKVGDLKRYGLDYETIKQLNPGIIYCSVTGFGQTGPYAPRAGYDAIFQAMGGLMSVTGHLDGEPGAGPMKVGPSIVDYMTGMNSSIGILAALYHRKVNGGAGQHIDVCLLDTVIASLSHYAQIHLVDGRTPPRRGTWGNGGMPAGVFRCVDGELMLVVGNDAQFARACAVLGKPELATNPKFVKNNDRVVHGKEIMAIFAGLFLRNKIAYLLEELEKAGVPSGPVNDFAQVFADPHVRARQMEVKIDHPFERSLSLIRNALTFSDTPLTEYRYPPRLGEHTREILADELGYEDARIATLKQTGVI; this is encoded by the coding sequence ATGTCGGCCCTGCCGCTCTCTGGCATCAAAATTCTTGATCTCACGCGCGTGCTGGCCGGGCCACTCTCCGCGCAGATGTTGGGTGACCTCGGCGCCAACGTGATCAAGATCGAGCGACCTGGCACCGGCGACGACGCGCGCGCCTTCGGTCCGCCCTACCTCATCGATCCCGAAGGCAAGCACAACAACAACAACTCGTTCTACCTCTGCGCCAACCGCAACAAGAAGTCGGTCACCGTCAACATCGCCAAGCCCGAAGGGCAGGAGATCGTCCGCGAGCTCGCCAAATCGGTCGACGTGATGATGGAGAACTACAAGGTCGGCGATCTCAAGCGCTACGGCCTCGATTACGAAACCATCAAGCAGCTCAACCCCGGCATCATCTATTGCTCAGTGACGGGCTTCGGCCAGACGGGGCCCTATGCGCCGCGCGCGGGTTACGACGCGATCTTCCAGGCGATGGGCGGCCTCATGAGCGTCACCGGCCATCTCGACGGCGAGCCCGGCGCAGGCCCGATGAAGGTCGGCCCCTCGATCGTCGACTACATGACCGGCATGAATTCCTCGATCGGCATTTTAGCGGCGCTCTATCACCGCAAGGTGAATGGCGGGGCAGGGCAGCACATCGACGTCTGCCTGCTCGATACCGTGATCGCTTCGTTATCTCATTACGCGCAGATCCATCTCGTCGACGGCAGAACGCCGCCACGGCGCGGCACGTGGGGCAATGGCGGCATGCCGGCCGGCGTGTTCCGCTGCGTCGACGGTGAGTTGATGCTGGTAGTCGGCAATGACGCGCAATTCGCGCGCGCCTGCGCTGTGTTGGGCAAACCGGAGCTTGCGACCAATCCGAAGTTCGTCAAGAACAACGACCGTGTCGTGCACGGCAAGGAGATCATGGCGATCTTCGCCGGACTGTTCTTAAGAAATAAGATTGCCTACCTGTTGGAGGAGCTCGAAAAAGCGGGCGTGCCCTCCGGCCCGGTGAACGACTTCGCGCAGGTGTTTGCCGACCCGCATGTGCGCGCGCGCCAGATGGAGGTGAAGATCGATCACCCCTTCGAGCGCTCCCTCTCGCTGATCCGCAATGCGCTGACGTTCTCCGACACGCCGTTGACGGAGTATCGTTATCCGCCGCGGCTGGGAGAGCATACGCGCGAGATTTTGGCGGACGAGCTAGGCTACGAGGACGCAAGGATCGCGACGTTGAAGCAGACCGGGGTGATTTAG